A DNA window from Streptomyces sp. CA-278952 contains the following coding sequences:
- a CDS encoding DinB family protein yields MTDLKVELHRKLQAGRAGLISKLEGLTEYDMRRPMTPTAANLLGLVKHLAGLEYGYLGESFDRPAPEPLAWVEDGSIWEGTDMWARPDESSKYIIELYQRACAHADRTITELALETPGQVPHWPEDRRATTLGVLLVRMVSETAQHAGHADVLRELIDGKAGPDHDDFGDDATWRQYHARVQAAADTHRPQRR; encoded by the coding sequence GTGACTGATCTCAAAGTGGAGCTGCACCGCAAGCTGCAGGCAGGACGGGCCGGTCTGATCTCCAAGCTGGAGGGACTCACCGAATACGACATGCGCCGACCCATGACACCCACCGCCGCGAACCTGCTGGGCCTGGTCAAGCATCTGGCAGGCCTTGAATACGGGTACCTCGGCGAGTCGTTCGACCGGCCGGCGCCAGAGCCGCTGGCCTGGGTCGAGGACGGTTCAATCTGGGAAGGCACAGATATGTGGGCCAGGCCCGACGAGTCCAGCAAGTACATCATCGAGCTCTATCAACGTGCCTGTGCGCATGCCGACCGGACCATTACGGAACTCGCTCTCGAAACCCCGGGCCAGGTACCGCACTGGCCCGAAGACCGCCGCGCCACCACCTTGGGCGTCCTGCTCGTTCGCATGGTCTCCGAGACTGCCCAGCATGCTGGCCACGCCGATGTCCTGCGAGAACTCATCGACGGTAAAGCCGGTCCAGATCACGACGACTTCGGTGACGATGCCACGTGGCGGCAGTACCATGCCCGCGTCCAGGCAGCGGCCGACACTCACCGCCCTCAACGTCGATAA
- a CDS encoding DUF1963 domain-containing protein, with protein MDHQGEFRRAALELGIPDGEISRFRQHLRLSIGLSVGGSPPVGRFGGLPRLPVGMKWPSAGDIPLPLLLSVDCGALPGVDGFDLPADGTLLFFVNQEMDHEDSSGRYARVVYVPTGTETAVVEAPSSKCVREQLDVSAELRAELPLWLQEGEDEDWHEFWEDLDWEDMSPFQQQLVRYMECDLPHLHELRALAHDLWPSDAYVAIGGYADDEVINSIAEQTLAGREKAGKIPAIPIAKWHSHLEKEKHRMTSEWISLASEARVYEEYYTSFVIRHDDLAAARVDKALAVTNFVAP; from the coding sequence ATGGATCATCAGGGAGAGTTTCGTCGGGCAGCGCTTGAGTTGGGCATCCCGGACGGGGAGATCAGCAGATTCAGACAGCACCTTCGTTTGTCGATCGGATTGTCCGTGGGCGGTAGTCCTCCGGTCGGGCGGTTCGGCGGGTTGCCCCGGCTGCCGGTGGGTATGAAGTGGCCGTCCGCCGGGGACATTCCGTTGCCGTTGCTCCTTTCCGTCGATTGTGGGGCGCTGCCGGGAGTCGACGGCTTCGACCTGCCGGCGGACGGGACGCTGCTCTTCTTCGTGAACCAGGAGATGGACCATGAGGACAGTTCCGGGAGGTACGCGCGAGTCGTGTATGTACCGACCGGTACCGAAACCGCGGTCGTGGAAGCCCCTAGCTCCAAGTGCGTCCGCGAGCAGCTCGACGTCAGTGCCGAGCTCAGAGCCGAACTGCCCCTCTGGCTCCAGGAGGGCGAGGACGAGGACTGGCACGAGTTCTGGGAGGATCTCGATTGGGAGGACATGTCGCCCTTCCAGCAGCAGTTGGTCCGGTACATGGAGTGCGACCTGCCTCACCTGCACGAACTTCGGGCTCTGGCCCACGACCTCTGGCCGTCTGACGCTTACGTTGCCATCGGCGGGTATGCCGATGATGAGGTGATCAACAGCATTGCGGAGCAGACCCTCGCGGGACGCGAGAAGGCAGGCAAGATCCCAGCCATCCCGATCGCGAAATGGCATTCCCACCTGGAGAAGGAAAAGCACCGGATGACGAGCGAATGGATATCACTCGCCAGTGAAGCCCGGGTCTACGAGGAGTACTACACGAGTTTCGTGATCCGTCACGACGACTTGGCCGCCGCTCGGGTGGACAAGGCGCTAGCCGTGACCAATTTCGTGGCCCCGTGA
- a CDS encoding Tn3 family transposase: MGAAEAEQVLRCFTRSGPRHPAYRAIEELGRAVRTAFICDYLAEAEVQREINDVQDTLSGRMAEAAHRRRPAGPVSAVLDPRAPLRPVRAGHGIATAHRTARRARSSQ, encoded by the coding sequence CTGGGCGCAGCCGAGGCTGAGCAGGTCCTGCGGTGCTTCACCCGCAGCGGGCCGAGGCATCCGGCGTACCGGGCGATCGAGGAGCTCGGGAGGGCGGTGCGTACGGCGTTCATCTGCGACTACCTCGCCGAGGCCGAAGTGCAGCGCGAGATCAACGACGTCCAAGACACCCTGAGCGGAAGAATGGCGGAAGCGGCTCACCGACGTCGACCGGCGGGCCCTGTCTCGGCTGTTCTGGACCCACGTGCACCCCTACGGCCGGTGCGAGCTGGACATGGCATCGCCACTGCACATCGCACTGCCCGTCGTGCCCGAAGCTCGCAGTGA
- a CDS encoding restriction endonuclease, translating to MLTTKGRPRRQRKRDAQVKFAVAALAVAAVWALVSWLLVNWWVLIVLGALALIGGAGWAHRLQQQRTWERVHQQALRYGLPELDALHHRDFEYAIRDLMLRDGCTDARQIGGAGDNGADVLATDPLGRTWVIQVKHRKDGDRGSAVGTPDLQRVNGTARQLYGADVVLVITNGRFSARCPPLAQQLHMHLANRQVLAAWASGGRPLWELLPRIPAPRSGR from the coding sequence GTGCTGACGACCAAGGGGCGCCCCCGCCGGCAGCGGAAACGCGACGCACAGGTGAAGTTCGCCGTCGCTGCCCTGGCCGTCGCTGCGGTCTGGGCCCTGGTCTCCTGGCTCCTGGTGAACTGGTGGGTCCTGATCGTCCTGGGAGCTCTCGCCCTGATCGGGGGAGCCGGATGGGCCCACCGGCTCCAGCAGCAGCGGACATGGGAGCGCGTGCATCAGCAGGCCCTGCGCTACGGACTCCCGGAGCTGGACGCCCTGCACCACCGCGACTTCGAGTACGCGATCCGTGACCTCATGCTCCGCGACGGCTGCACCGACGCCCGGCAGATCGGCGGGGCCGGGGACAACGGAGCGGACGTCCTGGCCACCGACCCGCTGGGCCGGACCTGGGTCATCCAGGTAAAACACCGCAAGGACGGCGACCGCGGCTCGGCCGTCGGCACCCCCGACCTCCAGCGGGTCAACGGCACCGCCCGCCAGCTCTACGGCGCCGACGTCGTCCTCGTCATCACCAACGGCCGTTTCTCCGCCCGCTGCCCACCGCTGGCCCAGCAGCTGCACATGCACCTCGCCAACCGGCAGGTCCTCGCCGCCTGGGCAAGCGGAGGGCGCCCGCTCTGGGAACTCCTGCCGAGGATCCCCGCACCGCGGAGCGGCCGGTGA
- a CDS encoding SDR family NAD(P)-dependent oxidoreductase: MAAQKERQRVTVVTGGSRGIGAAICLRLAAEGHDVAVGYRSDAEAAEAVAEGVRALGRAAVAVAVDTADAADVDRLFDTAVAHLGRVTGLVNNAGVSGPVGPLAGADPEGMRQALEVNVLGYLLCARRAIGDMTAGGAIVNISSAAATLGSPGTYVHYAAAKAAVDAMTVGLSKEVAADGIRVNCVAPGTIWTDFHADPQRPAKVAALVPMGRAGRPEEIAGAVAWLLSDDASYATGTVMRIAGGM, from the coding sequence ATGGCAGCACAGAAAGAACGGCAGCGGGTGACTGTGGTCACCGGCGGCAGCCGGGGCATCGGCGCAGCGATCTGCCTGCGGCTGGCGGCCGAGGGACACGATGTCGCCGTCGGCTACCGGTCGGACGCCGAGGCGGCCGAGGCCGTGGCCGAAGGGGTGCGCGCGCTGGGACGGGCAGCCGTCGCGGTCGCGGTCGACACCGCCGACGCGGCGGACGTTGACCGGCTGTTCGACACCGCCGTCGCGCACCTGGGACGGGTCACCGGGCTGGTGAACAACGCCGGGGTGAGCGGACCGGTCGGACCGCTGGCCGGCGCAGACCCGGAGGGGATGCGGCAGGCCCTGGAGGTCAACGTCCTGGGTTACCTGCTCTGCGCCCGCCGGGCCATCGGCGACATGACGGCGGGCGGGGCGATCGTGAACATCTCCTCCGCCGCAGCGACCCTCGGCAGCCCCGGCACCTACGTCCACTACGCGGCGGCGAAGGCCGCCGTGGACGCCATGACGGTCGGGCTGTCCAAGGAAGTGGCGGCCGACGGCATCCGGGTCAACTGCGTCGCTCCCGGCACGATCTGGACCGATTTCCACGCCGACCCGCAGCGGCCCGCCAAGGTCGCGGCACTCGTGCCCATGGGCCGCGCCGGCCGGCCCGAGGAAATCGCCGGAGCGGTCGCCTGGCTGCTCTCGGACGACGCCTCCTACGCCACTGGCACGGTGATGAGGATCGCCGGCGGAATGTGA